A genome region from Meriones unguiculatus strain TT.TT164.6M chromosome 2, Bangor_MerUng_6.1, whole genome shotgun sequence includes the following:
- the LOC132652158 gene encoding olfactory receptor 4C11: MQKNSSVTEFILLGLTQDPLKQKVVFIIFLTFYMGTVVGNTLIIVTIKSSRTLGSPMYFFLFYLSFADSCFSTFTAPRLIVDALSKKNIISYSECMTQVFALHLFGCMEIFVLILMAVDRYIAICKPLRYPVVMSRQVCVILIVLAWIGSFIHSTAQIVLALRLPFCGPNLIDHYCCDLQPLLKLVCMDTYMINLLLVSNSGAICSTSFIILIISYFVILYSLRNHSAEGRKKALSTCTSHIIVVILFFGPCIFIYARPPTTFPMDKMVAVFYTIGTPFLNPIIYTLRNAEVKTAMRKLWHVKIMTE, translated from the coding sequence ATGCAGAAGAACAGCAGTGTCACTGAGTTTATACTGTTAGGGTTGACACAGGATCCCCTGAAGCAGAAAGTCGTGTTTATAATCTTCTTAACTTTCTATATGGGGACTGTGGTAGGGAATACACTTATTATTGTAACGATCAAGTCCAGCCGGACACTTGGGAGTCCCATGTACTTCTTTCTGTTCTACTTGTCCTTTGCTGATTCCTGCTTCTCAACATTCACAGCCCCAAGACTCATTGTGGATGCCCTCTCTAAAAAGAACATCATTTCCTACAGTGAATGCATGACACAAGTTTTTGCTCTCCATTTATTTGGCTGCATGGAGATATTTGTCCTCATTCTCATGGCTGTTGACCGCTACATTGCCATCTGTAAACCCTTGCGTTACCCAGTCGTCATGAGCCGGCAGGTCTGTGTCATCTTGATTGTTCTTGCCTGGATAGGTTCTTTCATTCATTCCACTGCTCAGATTGTTTTGGCCTTGAGACTGCCCTTCTGTGGGCCCAATTTGATTGACCATTATTGCTGTGACTTGCAGCCCTTGCTGAAACTTGTCTGTATGGACACATATATGATAAATCTGCTGTTAGTGTCTAACAGTGGTGCAATTTGCTCGAccagttttataattttaattatctCCTATTTTGTCATCTTATACTCTCTGCGAAACCATAGtgcagaagggaggaaaaaagcaCTCTCTACCTGCACTTCTCATATAATAGTAGTTATCTTATTCTTTGGGCCCTGCATATTCATATATGCACGGCCACCAACTACTTTTCCCATGGACAAGATGGTAGCAGTATTTTATACCATTGGGACACCCTTTCTCAACCCAATAATTTATACATTAAGAAATGCAGAAGTAAAAACTGCCATGAGAAAGTTATGGCATGTTAAAATTATGACTGAATAA